In the genome of Candidatus Lernaella stagnicola, one region contains:
- a CDS encoding NADH-quinone oxidoreductase subunit C codes for MATRADINDQLAEQLATRFGDQLVERDLAGRPMLRVTPESYLEAVHTLRRDPAFGFEILVQVFGTHFPDDEAPFEVTALLARLDPGAHVAVKVRATGTPPTVPSLAAVWRAADWHERETYDMFGIHFDGHPDLRRIFLADDADFHPLRKDFPTEGYEE; via the coding sequence ATGGCAACGCGCGCGGACATCAACGACCAGCTAGCCGAGCAATTGGCGACCCGCTTCGGCGACCAGCTCGTCGAACGCGATCTGGCCGGCCGGCCCATGCTGCGCGTCACGCCCGAAAGCTACCTCGAAGCCGTCCATACTCTGCGGCGCGATCCCGCCTTCGGCTTCGAGATTCTCGTGCAGGTTTTCGGAACGCATTTTCCCGACGACGAGGCCCCCTTCGAGGTCACGGCACTGCTGGCCCGGCTCGACCCCGGCGCCCACGTGGCGGTAAAAGTCCGCGCGACGGGCACGCCGCCCACCGTGCCCAGCCTGGCCGCGGTCTGGCGGGCGGCCGATTGGCACGAGCGCGAGACCTACGACATGTTCGGAATCCATTTTGACGGCCACCCGGATTTGCGGCGCATATTCCTGGCCGACGACGCCGATTTTCACCCCTTGCGCAAGGATTTTCCGACCGAAGGGTACGAGGAATAG